A genomic stretch from Anabrus simplex isolate iqAnaSimp1 chromosome 2, ASM4041472v1, whole genome shotgun sequence includes:
- the LOC136863636 gene encoding uncharacterized protein, protein MATTTNGNTCISAADQQRASFVENLPPAGKATFMASGSTSPPPRGQQTVMDEETIKQARSLESNDSPSPTHRKKIAIAPEDDRSGASTGSTYTTLSANPEAFPSGISLLNIKECDIIAPFHLPPGNQSPDFMPSNIRSYTEAAKYPALPYQVRQRSGTAKNTGLPAPFYIVKLRHLNPDINHPKAIYHIITKFLPNAIHEYNLEIQWSKDGYNIKTSRPFYSVLVNSIGLAHFGTHAAAQNLAQQPRRNQPPSRPAPTLSVVAYGVDRSYTEDEVAAQLQQQGHQIFRVIRIRNAKGPTSLMRILSRDTATLDQLLRDGVLIYAKRHRVEASRSSPPQRRRCDRCQSYDHPTTAPCFLDQISYHTTENHLQSCRQWGSNPLSPEYWILAAL, encoded by the coding sequence ATGGCAACAACTACGAACGGCAACACCTGTATATCAGCAGCAGATCAACAGAGAGCATCATTCGTCGAAAATTTACCACCTGCGGGTAAAGCAACATTCATGGCGTCCGGAAGTACTTCACCACCACCACGAGGACAACAAACCGTGATGGACGAAGAAACAATAAAACAAGCAAGGAGTCTTGAATCCAACGATTCTCCGAGTCCCACTCATCGTAAGAAGATCGCCATTGCTCCTGAGGATGACAGGTCCGGAGCATCGACTGGCAGTACTTATACAACACTGTCAGCCAATCCCGAAGCGTTTCCAAGCGGCATATCACTTCTCAACATCAAAGAGTGTGATATTATAGCACCGTTCCATTTACCACCTGGGAACCAGTCTCCGGACTTTATGCCATCAAATATTAGAAGCTATACAGAGGCAGCAAAATATCCTGCTCTGCCCTACCAAGTACGACAGCGCAGTGGCACAGCAAAAAATACCGGTCTACCTGCCCCATTCTACATTGTGAAGTTGAGGCATCTGAACCCGGACATCAACCACCCGAAAGCAATCTACCATATTATCACCAAGTTTCTGCCCAACGCCATACATGAATACAATCTAGAAATTCAATGGAGCAAAGACGGCTACAATATCAAAACATCTAGACCATTCTACTCAGTCCTAGTCAACTCCATAGGACTGGCGCACTTTGGAACGCACGCTGCAGcacagaacctggctcaacaaCCACGGCGAAACCAGCCACCTTCGCGTCCAGCCCCCACCTTGTCAGTGGTGGCATACGGGGTCGATCGCAGTTATACTGAGGACGAGGTCGCTGCCCAACTTCAGCAGCAGGGACATCAAATCTTCCGGGTCATTCGTATCCGGAATGCCAAAGGACCGACCTCGCTGATGCGTATCCTGTCCCGGGATACTGCAACATTGGACCAGCTACTGAGGGATGGTGTGCTGATCTACGCGAAGCGACATCGTGTGGAGGCCTCCCGCTCATCTCCACCACAGCGCAGGCGCTGCGATCGCTGTCAATCCTACGATCATCCCACTACTGCACCGTGCTTTCTCGATCAg